GAGCCAATAGGTAGAATGCCGTGGCGCATCCCTAGGGCCCCCAGAGCCTCTGATCTGCCACCCACATCCCTGCCACCGGCACAGCCTTGAACCCACAGCTGCCAGTCCGTGGCTTTCCTGAGGGCCGTAGTTGGCGCCCCTCCCCGCAGCTCCGGCCGCCCTCTCCCACCACCAGCCTCGCCTCGGCCTTGCAGGCCTCCTCACAGCCGCTCTCAGTGTCTCTGATGCTGGTGTGGACATTGACGGTGACAGACGTGTCCTTGCAGGCGGCAGCCTGGGCCAGGAAGAGGGACAGTaaaaagctctcccagctgtcacatgGCGGCACGGCAGACAGGCCTGGCGTCCCCTCCTGGCTGTGGGCAGGTAGGTGGGCCAGGAACTGAGGCTGGGGCCCCAGGGCGGCCAGGCTGGATGGAGGTGGGGTCTTGAGAGCTCCAGGTGCAGCCATAAATGGGAGAGTCCCCTCACTGGCCCACAGGCGGGCGGGAGTCGGGCCTGCCAGGGGCCTTGAGCGGGTCCCTGGGGcatggggggaggagggaggggcaggcggGAGGCCAGGAGGCGGGGAGGCCCGGGGCCTGCCTGTTTCCGGACGGTCCCCTTGTGCCGCCCGGACTCCAGGGTCCTCTGGAGCAGCAGCTTCTTCCGGGAGATGAGGCGGTCGACATCCACGCCACACTGCAGGcaaagggcaggtgggagggcatGGTCTCTGTGGGGCGGGGGGCCCTCGGACACGCACCCCCTCACCGGGGCTCCCAGCCTCACCCTCTGCTTCAGCGCGTCACTGTAGAGCTCAGCGTTGGCGAAATACACGGTGGCCGAGGAGCGGAAGACCTTCACGCCTGGGACCTCCGTGGCCTGGGGGGCCAGGTCCAGGGGCTGAGCCCGCCCTCTCCTGGCTGCCTCTCGCTCTCGGCCTCCGACCCCCACCCTGCGCCTGTAGCAGCCCCTGCACCCCAGCCGAGCGGGCCTGGGGCTGGCCTGCCTTCCTGACGCCCCGTCCTGCACCTGCCCCGCCGAGGCCAGGCTTCAGGGGCCCTCAGGCCTCCTCTGGGTCTGCAGCCCGGCCCTGTGGCCTCTTTCCGCTCCTGGACACAGAGACCCTCCTTGGCTGcatcccagctcccagcctggtCAGGGAGGCCAGCTTCCTGCTCACATTGGGGGTGATGACAggccctccccatctgcccatCTAAGCCCCATCACACTGTGCTCAGACTTTAGGGCTCCATGTCAGGGGGGTGGGCTCACTTCATTTCAGACCCCCGGCCCTTGACATGAGGCTTCCCTGGGGGTGGACGATGGAGCGTCAGCGACCCCCCTGAGCAGACCACCAACAGCCTGTCCCCCATCCGGGGCCTCCAGATTCCCACCCCTTGGGCATTCCTGCCCCAGGGCTGCTCTGCAGGCTGAGGCTGGTGCTCCTCCAGACCCTGCCCCAGGCCCATCTCTGTCCCTTCCTAACGCTTCTTACTCTGAGTGCGGTCACAGACCCGAATTTCACCCTTGAAACCCCAAGGATCGAAGCGCCCTCAGCCCGGTGGCCTTGCCATTGTGGGTGGGCCTGACAGAGGCCCGCCCCgcccaggcctccctcctgccTGGCCCAGCGCTTACCTCTGAATACTCTGCCATATCTCTGTAAATGTCCGTGCCTGGCACCTGCCCCAGGACAGAGTAGCGGGGCCTGCGGGGGAGGCAGTAAGGAGAGGGGGCCTGGAAATAGGGCAGTGAGGGGTACTAAGGGGCCCAAGATGGGAGAAGGCTGGGCAGCCAGtgggacctcagcagctggaatgGGGGACCGAAAGGGGGGCCTCACAGCTGCGTGCGGGCCACCACGAGCAGCAGGGAGAAGACCACCGCGACCACCAGGCCGAGGTCCAGGTTCACCAGGATGGTGGCCACAAAAGTCACTAGCCAGATGAGCTGAAAGCAGAAGGCCAGCAGCCAGAGGGTCCAGAGGGTCACGGGGGCTGGGATGCAGCTCCCTCCACCCCCGGCCCCAAGCCTACCAGGTCGGGCCGGTTTGCCCCCCAGAGGGCACGTATGTCCGTGATCTGCGTCAGCATGCCCTTCAGGTTCACGAGGATGGTGGCTGCCAGGACTGCCTGCGGGGTGGGGGCCGTCACCAGGGCTGCCCTGACGGTCTGGCACGAGCAGGACCACCCCCAGGGACCCGGGCATAACCCCACACGACTGAAACCACACCCACCCCGGACCAGCCAGCTTGGATCTGACTCCGACAACCCTGACCCTTGACTCCAAAAGATCTCAGCCTTGAGAAACGGGGCAGGACCTTGTATCCCTGAGCCTCACCTGGGACCTGACTGACTGCTCTGAGTCCCAAGCACACCCTCAAGCCTGGTGGGGTGCAGTGGGCGTGGGGACCCACCTTGGGCAGGTCTTGGAAGAGTTCCCCAAGTTTGACAATGACGACGAGGAtgaagagggaggagatggctCCGGCCACCTGAGGGCGGGGCGGGTGAGCAGGGGGAGCCCAGGCAGGGCAGTGTGTGTCACAGCACACCCCCACGCTCGCTCCTGAGGCCCACCTGGGTGCTGCCCCCGGCGCTCTCCTGGACCAGGCTTCTCGACATGGAGCAGCTCACGGGGAAGCACTGGAAGATGCCCCCGACGAGGTTACTGAGGCCGAGGGCCACCAGCTCCTAGGGAGGTTCAGGGGTGAGAGGTCTGCAGTGCGGCACCCGGGcacccacctccacctgcctcgaCGGCCCCTAGGGGCTCGGCTGCTTGTCCTGCGTGCCCCGCTCCCACTGGCCCCGGCACACCTCTCTGCTGTTTCCCTGCGTCCCACTGACACTCCATCCCCTGGGGCTGGTGGTCTCCTGCACCTGGCTGCCCTGTGTGTCCCATGTCCTGTCCCCCAGACCTGGTTGCTGTCCACCCGGTAGCCATGCCTTAGGGCGAAGATCTTCCCCAGTGAGATGGCGATGGCGAACCCCACGACAGCAATGGAGAAGGCACTTCCCACAAGCTTTGCAaagtgctgggggctgggggccgcTGGGGGTATCAGCCTGCAAGGGGCATTTGTGAGGCCAAAGGCAGGCAGTGGCCACCCAGCCCTCCCTCACCTGACAGGGACCAGGCTCACCCTGCAGGGATATCGCCCACAACAGCCACCCCAAATCTGTGCTTCAGGCCCACGCCGTAGGAGATGCCGGTGGCCCCAATGAGCTGGGGAGAGGACAGAGTCGGGGGAAGGTGCTGATATCGTCAGCAAGGGGGACTGAGAAACCACTttgggggtggctggggaggcCTGAAGCAAACTACCCGAGGGATCGGGGGAAGCCGGCAACAGGCTGAGACAGACCCTCTGCTTTGGGCATGCCGCTGCAGTCATTCGGGGCAGGGAGATGCCGGTGCGGGCCTTCTGCCGCGGCCCCAGCCCCAGGAACCCCCCACCGCCCACGGAGCTGGCCTCTGGGTCCCGCTCGCCCGCCTGGCGGCATGCGCCTCGCCTGCCCAGTGCCAGGACTCTAACCATGAGCAGCTCCCCGGGCAGTGGCACAGGCAGGCGGTGCTGCAGCTTGTCGTTGAGCAGCTTCACCGCGGCCAGCCCCACGCCTGCCACGGCCGCGGTGACCACGCTGCCGACCACGCTCTGGGGCAGCTTCTGGCAGACCTCCAGCACTGTCTGCGGGAAGGCTGGTCACAGCCTGCCCACAGGCCGGGCGCCCCCGccgcctccctccctcactcacATAGATGAGGGACAGGGGTCCGGAGCGGCTGCTCGGGTGGATGCCAAACACATACTTGAGCTGGGAGACGAGGACATGCACAGAGGCGGCTGTGGTGTAGCCACGGACCAGGGGCTCCGACAGGTAGGTCACCACGAAGCCGAAGTGGACCAGGCCCAGCCCCACctgtggggtggagggcagtcagGGTGGCGGGGTCCTGGGGGGTGCTGGAGCAGAGCCcagggcgggagggagagggggatgggGGCAGGCACACAGTGGGGTGGGCGCCCCGACTGCTCGGCACCTGGAAGAGGCCGACCAGGACACTGAGCGTGGAGGCCACCTGCACCCGGGTGGCATCCCTGGCTGTCTTGTTGATTGTGGCGTTCTCGGCCTGGAGGAAAGCCTCATCTGGGGCCAGGGACTCTGTCACACTGCCCACCATCACTGACATGACAGCAAAGGTGCCTGCAGGGCCAGCGGGGGCAGGTCTGAGGGGCGAGGCGCTGCCCACCCTGGAACCCTGTCCTTAAGAGAGGCCTGTGGACACCCAGGGCCAGACCACAGCCTATGAACAGATGCAGGGTTGGTGATGCCCTCGAGCATCACCGACCCTGGCCCACCCGTGTCCACAGGCCCACGAGCGCCCTCCTGTGTAAGGTGGGGTGGCTGGTCAGGCCCCTGCCATGTTCTGAGCCCCCCAAGATGTCTCACCTACCCACATCCTCCTGGCGCCCGGGCCTCGAGGTACCTTGAATCTGTGCCCAGGGCCAGAGGCCTGGTCCTGCCCGGGGATGAACCAGCACCACCCTCTCCTTGAGGACCTCTTGCCCTGCTCACCTCCCTCACCGGCTCCCATGGGGGATGTGGGCAGCCTCCTGCAAGGCCAGGCCTGCCCCACTCACCCACAGAGATGTGCCGAGAAGTGCCAAACAGGAAGTAGATAAAGACAGGGTAGAAGGAGCTGTAGAGGCCGAACACGGGGGGCAGTCCGGCCAGGAGGGCGTAGGCCAGTCCTGGAGGTGGAGTGGTGGCGAGGTAGGCTTGGAGGCAGGGCCTTTGAAGGGCGAGGGAATCCCCACCCTTGACCGGGGGCCACAGTTCCTTGGGCAGGGGTCACGGCTTCAGGTCTGCGCTGGGAGGGGGGCTGAGGGTGACTCACCCTGTGGCAGCTGCATAATGGCCACGCTCAGGCCAGACAACAGGTCACCCAGGAGCCGGGTACGCACGGGATACTGTGGCAGCCAGGCCAGAACTGGGAGGTGCTGGAGCAGAAGGGCTCGGGCCCGAGCGCGGGAGCACCTGGGCACACAGGGCGGGTGTCGGGGACAGGGGCCACCTGGGCCCTGCCagtgcccaggccctgccctcagcctTACTGCAGCCGCGGGCGCCAGCGGCGGGTACCAGGCGCCAAGCCGCGGCGTCCCAGCGCCTCCAGCTGCCCCTGGCTCAGCACCGGCCGCTCCACGCAGTAGTCCCGCCTCCTCGGCTCCATCGCCCGCACTGTGGACTCGGCAGCGCCCGGGAGCCCCTCGCCTGGCGCGGTGAGCCCGGAGGCGAGGAGCGCACCCCGGCCCACCCCGCTCACACCCCCACCTGACCTTTCTAGGCGGTCCGGCTGGCCCCTCGGGGCCCCGCGCCCACGCTCACGCGCAGGCAGGGCAGCCCCTGAACTTTGGCTGGCAAAAGCCGCTTGGCCAAGGTCTCCCCGAGCCGACAGCAGGACGGGCGCGGCCACACTCCCGGCGCTGGGCCCGCGCCCCGCCCGTGTCCGCCCCCAGCCAATCCCCGTTCAGTCTGGGCCCCGGGCCTCGTGCGGGCAGCCG
The DNA window shown above is from Manis javanica isolate MJ-LG chromosome 3, MJ_LKY, whole genome shotgun sequence and carries:
- the SLC26A6 gene encoding solute carrier family 26 member 6 isoform X3, translating into MEPRRRDYCVERPVLSQGQLEALGRRGLAPGTRRWRPRLQCSRARARALLLQHLPVLAWLPQYPVRTRLLGDLLSGLSVAIMQLPQGLAYALLAGLPPVFGLYSSFYPVFIYFLFGTSRHISVGTFAVMSVMVGSVTESLAPDEAFLQAENATINKTARDATRVQVASTLSVLVGLFQVGLGLVHFGFVVTYLSEPLVRGYTTAASVHVLVSQLKYVFGIHPSSRSGPLSLIYTVLEVCQKLPQSVVGSVVTAAVAGVGLAAVKLLNDKLQHRLPVPLPGELLMLIGATGISYGVGLKHRFGVAVVGDIPAGLIPPAAPSPQHFAKLVGSAFSIAVVGFAIAISLGKIFALRHGYRVDSNQELVALGLSNLVGGIFQCFPVSCSMSRSLVQESAGGSTQVAGAISSLFILVVIVKLGELFQDLPKAVLAATILVNLKGMLTQITDIRALWGANRPDLLIWLVTFVATILVNLDLGLVVAVVFSLLLVVARTQLPRYSVLGQVPGTDIYRDMAEYSEATEVPGVKVFRSSATVYFANAELYSDALKQRVRLGAPVRGCVSEGPPPHRDHALPPALCLQCGVDVDRLISRKKLLLQRTLESGRHKGTVRKQAAACKDTSVTVNVHTSIRDTESGCEEACKAEARLVVGEGGRSCGEGRQLRPSGKPRTGSCERRE
- the SLC26A6 gene encoding solute carrier family 26 member 6 isoform X5; its protein translation is MEPRRRDYCVERPVLSQGQLEALGRRGLAPGTRRWRPRLQCSRARARALLLQHLPVLAWLPQYPVRTRLLGDLLSGLSVAIMQLPQGLAYALLAGLPPVFGLYSSFYPVFIYFLFGTSRHISVGTFAVMSVMVGSVTESLAPDEAFLQAENATINKTARDATRVQVASTLSVLVGLFQVGLGLVHFGFVVTYLSEPLVRGYTTAASVHVLVSQLKYVFGIHPSSRSGPLSLIYTVLEVCQKLPQSVVGSVVTAAVAGVGLAAVKLLNDKLQHRLPVPLPGELLMLIGATGISYGVGLKHRFGVAVVGDIPAGLIPPAAPSPQHFAKLVGSAFSIAVVGFAIAISLGKIFALRHGYRVDSNQELVALGLSNLVGGIFQCFPVSCSMSRSLVQESAGGSTQVAGAISSLFILVVIVKLGELFQDLPKAVLAATILVNLKGMLTQITDIRALWGANRPDLLIWLVTFVATILVNLDLGLVVAVVFSLLLVVARTQLPRYSVLGQVPGTDIYRDMAEYSEATEVPGVKVFRSSATVYFANAELYSDALKQRVRLGAPVRGCVSEGPPPHRDHALPPALCLQCGVDVDRLISRKKLLLQRTLESGRHKGTVRKQAAACKDTSVTVNVHTSIRDTESGCEEACKAEAR
- the SLC26A6 gene encoding solute carrier family 26 member 6 isoform X1, whose protein sequence is MEPRRRDYCVERPVLSQGQLEALGRRGLAPGTRRWRPRLQCSRARARALLLQHLPVLAWLPQYPVRTRLLGDLLSGLSVAIMQLPQGLAYALLAGLPPVFGLYSSFYPVFIYFLFGTSRHISVGGAGPGPLRLRGDLPVGAPGPWLHHSRLCACPRLPAQVCVWHPPEQPLRTPVPHLLLEVCQKLPQSVVGSVVTAAVAGVGLAAVKLLNDKLQHRLPVPLPGELLMLIGATGISYGVGLKHRFGVAVVGDIPAGLIPPAAPSPQHFAKLVGSAFSIAVVGFAIAISLGKIFALRHGYRVDSNQELVALGLSNLVGGIFQCFPVSCSMSRSLVQESAGGSTQVAGAISSLFILVVIVKLGELFQDLPKAVLAATILVNLKGMLTQITDIRALWGANRPDLLIWLVTFVATILVNLDLGLVVAVVFSLLLVVARTQLPRYSVLGQVPGTDIYRDMAEYSEATEVPGVKVFRSSATVYFANAELYSDALKQRVRLGAPVRGCVSEGPPPHRDHALPPALCLQCGVDVDRLISRKKLLLQRTLESGRHKGTVRKQAAACKDTSVTVNVHTSIRDTESGCEEACKAEVSAGNEPEEMAASGQGTAQAPGTPTLKALGLPQPDFHSLVLDLSTLSFVDTVCLKSLKNIFRDFREIEVEVYMAACHTPVVAQLEAGRFFDASIGKQHLFASVHDAVIFAVQHPRSGPTSPVMVTKL
- the SLC26A6 gene encoding solute carrier family 26 member 6 isoform X2, whose translation is MEPRRRDYCVERPVLSQGQLEALGRRGLAPGTRRWRPRLQCSRARARALLLQHLPVLAWLPQYPVRTRLLGDLLSGLSVAIMQLPQGLAYALLAGLPPVFGLYSSFYPVFIYFLFGTSRHISVGGAGPGPLRLRGDLPVGAPGPWLHHSRLCACPRLPAQVCVWHPPEQPLRTPVPHLLLEVCQKLPQSVVGSVVTAAVAGVGLAAVKLLNDKLQHRLPVPLPGELLMLIGATGISYGVGLKHRFGVAVVGDIPAGLIPPAAPSPQHFAKLVGSAFSIAVVGFAIAISLGKIFALRHGYRVDSNQELVALGLSNLVGGIFQCFPVSCSMSRSLVQESAGGSTQVAGAISSLFILVVIVKLGELFQDLPKAVLAATILVNLKGMLTQITDIRALWGANRPDLLIWLVTFVATILVNLDLGLVVAVVFSLLLVVARTQLPRYSVLGQVPGTDIYRDMAEYSEATEVPGVKVFRSSATVYFANAELYSDALKQRCGVDVDRLISRKKLLLQRTLESGRHKGTVRKQAAACKDTSVTVNVHTSIRDTESGCEEACKAEVSAGNEPEEMAASGQGTAQAPGTPTLKALGLPQPDFHSLVLDLSTLSFVDTVCLKSLKNIFRDFREIEVEVYMAACHTPVVAQLEAGRFFDASIGKQHLFASVHDAVIFAVQHPRSGPTSPVMVTKL
- the SLC26A6 gene encoding solute carrier family 26 member 6 isoform X7, coding for MEPRRRDYCVERPVLSQGQLEALGRRGLAPGTRRWRPRLQCSRARARALLLQHLPVLAWLPQYPVRTRLLGDLLSGLSVAIMQLPQGLAYALLAGLPPVFGLYSSFYPVFIYFLFGTSRHISVGTFAVMSVMVGSVTESLAPDEAFLQAENATINKTARDATRVQVASTLSVLVGLFQVGLGLVHFGFVVTYLSEPLVRGYTTAASVHVLVSQLKYVFGIHPSSRSGPLSLIYTVLEVCQKLPQSVVGSVVTAAVAGVGLAAVKLLNDKLQHRLPVPLPGELLMLIGATGISYGVGLKHRFGVAVVGDIPAGLIPPAAPSPQHFAKLVGSAFSIAVVGFAIAISLGKIFALRHGYRVDSNQELVALGLSNLVGGIFQCFPVSCSMSRSLVQESAGGSTQVAGAISSLFILVVIVKLGELFQDLPKAVLAATILVNLKGMLTQITDIRALWGANRPDLLIWLVTFVATILVNLDLGLVVAVVFSLLLVVARTQLPRYSVLGQVPGTDIYRDMAEYSEATEVPGVKVFRSSATVYFANAELYSDALKQRCGVDVDRLISRKKLLLQRTLESGRHKGTVRKQAAACKDTSVTVNVHTSIRDTESGCEEACKAEVSAGNEPEEMAASGQGTAQAPGTPTLKALGLPQPDFHSLVLDLSTLSFVDTVCLKSLKNIFRDFREIEVEVYMAACHTPVVAQLEAGRFFDASIGKQHLFASVHDAVIFAVQHPRSGPTSPVMVTKL
- the SLC26A6 gene encoding solute carrier family 26 member 6 isoform X4, yielding MEPRRRDYCVERPVLSQGQLEALGRRGLAPGTRRWRPRLQCSRARARALLLQHLPVLAWLPQYPVRTRLLGDLLSGLSVAIMQLPQGLAYALLAGLPPVFGLYSSFYPVFIYFLFGTSRHISVGTFAVMSVMVGSVTESLAPDEAFLQAENATINKTARDATRVQVASTLSVLVGLFQVGLGLVHFGFVVTYLSEPLVRGYTTAASVHVLVSQLKYVFGIHPSSRSGPLSLIYTVLEVCQKLPQSVVGSVVTAAVAGVGLAAVKLLNDKLQHRLPVPLPGELLMLIGATGISYGVGLKHRFGVAVVGDIPAGLIPPAAPSPQHFAKLVGSAFSIAVVGFAIAISLGKIFALRHGYRVDSNQELVALGLSNLVGGIFQCFPVSCSMSRSLVQESAGGSTQVAGAISSLFILVVIVKLGELFQDLPKAVLAATILVNLKGMLTQITDIRALWGANRPDLLIWLVTFVATILVNLDLGLVVAVVFSLLLVVARTQLPRYSVLGQVPGTDIYRDMAEYSEATEVPGVKVFRSSATVYFANAELYSDALKQRVRLGAPVRGCVSEGPPPHRDHALPPALCLQCGVDVDRLISRKKLLLQRTLESGRHKGTVRKQAAACKDTSVTVNVHTSIRDTESGCEEACKAEVSAGNEPEEMAASGQGTAQAPGTPTLKALGLPQPDFHSLVLDLSTLSFVDTVCLKSLKNIFRDFREIEVEVYMAACHTPVVAQLEAGRFFDASIGKQHLFASVHDAVIFAVQHPRSGPTSPVMVTKL
- the SLC26A6 gene encoding solute carrier family 26 member 6 isoform X8, producing the protein MEPRRRDYCVERPVLSQGQLEALGRRGLAPGTRRWRPRLQCSRARARALLLQHLPVLAWLPQYPVRTRLLGDLLSGLSVAIMQLPQGLAYALLAGLPPVFGLYSSFYPVFIYFLFGTSRHISVGTFAVMSVMVGSVTESLAPDEAFLQAENATINKTARDATRVQVASTLSVLVGLFQVGLGLVHFGFVVTYLSEPLVRGYTTAASVHVLVSQLKYVFGIHPSSRSGPLSLIYTVLEVCQKLPQSVVGSVVTAAVAGVGLAAVKLLNDKLQHRLPVPLPGELLMLIGATGISYGVGLKHRFGVAVVGDIPAGLIPPAAPSPQHFAKLVGSAFSIAVVGFAIAISLGKIFALRHGYRVDSNQELVALGLSNLVGGIFQCFPVSCSMSRSLVQESAGGSTQVAGAISSLFILVVIVKLGELFQDLPKAVLAATILVNLKGMLTQITDIRALWGANRPDLLIWLVTFVATILVNLDLGLVVAVVFSLLLVVARTQLPRYSVLGQVPGTDIYRDMAEYSEATEVPGVKVFRSSATVYFANAELYSDALKQRCGVDVDRLISRKKLLLQRTLESGRHKGTVRKQAAACKDTSVTVNVHTSIRDTESGCERRE
- the SLC26A6 gene encoding solute carrier family 26 member 6 isoform X6 translates to MEPRRRDYCVERPVLSQGQLEALGRRGLAPGTRRWRPRLQCSRARARALLLQHLPVLAWLPQYPVRTRLLGDLLSGLSVAIMQLPQGLAYALLAGLPPVFGLYSSFYPVFIYFLFGTSRHISVGTFAVMSVMVGSVTESLAPDEAFLQAENATINKTARDATRVQVASTLSVLVGLFQVGLGLVHFGFVVTYLSEPLVRGYTTAASVHVLVSQLKYVFGIHPSSRSGPLSLIYTVLEVCQKLPQSVVGSVVTAAVAGVGLAAVKLLNDKLQHRLPVPLPGELLMLIGATGISYGVGLKHRFGVAVVGDIPAGLIPPAAPSPQHFAKLVGSAFSIAVVGFAIAISLGKIFALRHGYRVDSNQELVALGLSNLVGGIFQCFPVSCSMSRSLVQESAGGSTQVAGAISSLFILVVIVKLGELFQDLPKAVLAATILVNLKGMLTQITDIRALWGANRPDLLIWLVTFVATILVNLDLGLVVAVVFSLLLVVARTQLPRYSVLGQVPGTDIYRDMAEYSEATEVPGVKVFRSSATVYFANAELYSDALKQRVRLGAPVRGCVSEGPPPHRDHALPPALCLQCGVDVDRLISRKKLLLQRTLESGRHKGTVRKQAAACKDTSVTVNVHTSIRDTESGCERRE